The segment GCCTGCGCCCCCTCGACGTACGTCAGGTTCCGGATACCCAGGGCGCTGGAGCGGATGACGCGGGCGGGACGTGCCCAGATCAGCAGCGAAATGGCGATGATCAGGTTTCCGGCGCTCGCGCCGAAAAAGGCGGCCAGGACGATCATCAACGGAATGAACGGCAGCACCAGCACGACATCGACCAGGCGCATGAGTGTCGCGTCGGTACGGCCTCCCAGAAAGCCCGCGATGACCCCCACCAGGGTGCCGATCACGATGGCGAGCGCCGCTGCGGTAAAGCCGATGCTGAGCGACACGCGCGTGCCGACGATCAACTCCGACAGGATGTCCTGCCCGATGTCGTTGGTTCCCAGCCAGTGCGCGGCACTGGGCGCGGAGAACGGTGCGCCGGTTTGCGCGGCCGCGTCGTAGGGGGCGATCCAGGGACCCGCACCCGCGAGGAACAGCAAGAACAGCAGCAGGGCCAGCCCGGTTCGGCCCATCCAGGTGGAGAGCAGCATCGACACGGCAGCTCTCAGGCCAGCGGCGGGCGGTGGATCGGCGCGTGAGGTCAGGACAGGCGCCGAAGAACTAGCCACGTTGCACCCGGACACGGGGATCGAGCAGCGGGTAGACCAGGTCAGCCAGAATGTTCCCCGCAAGAATGGAGAGGGTGACCATCAGGAAAGCTCCCTGTAACAGCGGGTAATCGCGGTTGCTGGCCGCCTCGAACAGCATCCGTCCGAGACCAGGGAAGGCGAAGACCGTCTCAATCACGACGGCCCCCCCCACCAGGGTCCCGAGATTCAACATGAACACCGTGAACACCGGCATGGACGCGTTCCGAAGTGCGTGCTTGTACAGCACCTGGCGTTCGCTGACGCCTTTGGCACGGGCCGTGCGGATGTAATCCTCGCCCAGCACCGACAGCATCGCGTACCGCATCACCAGGAACGTCCCGGACAAGCTCACCAGCGTGAGGGTCACGACTGGCAACACCAGGTGCCGGGCGATGTCCATGACATTGGCCCAACCCGTCAGACTCGACCAGGGCGTCCGCGCGCCGAAGACCGGGAACAGCGGCCACTGCACGGCAAAAAAAGCGACGAGCATCATGCCCAGCCAAAAGGAGGGCACGGAGTCGAGCAAGATCGAGGACGTGAGGGTGGCGTGGTCCAGCCAGCCGTTGCGGCGCCAGGCGGCCAGCGCCCCGACGATCACGCCGAAGACGGTCGAGAGCAGGAGCGCCGAGCCGGTAAGCAGCAGGGTCCACGGCAGCCGTTCCAGCAGCATGGTCAAGACGGGCTTGTTCGCCTGATACGAGTAGCCCAGGTCCCCGCGCGCGAGCGACCCCACGTACTTCCCGTACTGCACCATCAGCGGCTGATCGAGGCCCGTGCGGGCGAGCAACGCCTGGCGGTCTTCGGCGGGCAACAGGGCCACGTCCTCGCCCGCGAG is part of the Deinococcus sp. YIM 134068 genome and harbors:
- a CDS encoding ABC transporter permease translates to MLLSTWMGRTGLALLLFLLFLAGAGPWIAPYDAAAQTGAPFSAPSAAHWLGTNDIGQDILSELIVGTRVSLSIGFTAAALAIVIGTLVGVIAGFLGGRTDATLMRLVDVVLVLPFIPLMIVLAAFFGASAGNLIIAISLLIWARPARVIRSSALGIRNLTYVEGAQALGASNLHILWKHVLPGVLPIAVSQFILAASSSILIEASLAFLGLGDPIRKSWGTVLYYAQIRGAFLNGSWPWWVVPPGVLISMAVLGFALTGRAVEAALFPRLQQRQ
- a CDS encoding ABC transporter permease, encoding MLERVGQYVLVLIAAVSLNFFLPRAMPGSPLQFLAGEDVALLPAEDRQALLARTGLDQPLMVQYGKYVGSLARGDLGYSYQANKPVLTMLLERLPWTLLLTGSALLLSTVFGVIVGALAAWRRNGWLDHATLTSSILLDSVPSFWLGMMLVAFFAVQWPLFPVFGARTPWSSLTGWANVMDIARHLVLPVVTLTLVSLSGTFLVMRYAMLSVLGEDYIRTARAKGVSERQVLYKHALRNASMPVFTVFMLNLGTLVGGAVVIETVFAFPGLGRMLFEAASNRDYPLLQGAFLMVTLSILAGNILADLVYPLLDPRVRVQRG